The following proteins are encoded in a genomic region of Glycine max cultivar Williams 82 chromosome 18, Glycine_max_v4.0, whole genome shotgun sequence:
- the LOC100818546 gene encoding RING finger and transmembrane domain-containing protein 2 → MEGNNNNNNNNADVFRPSVGPSSSPNSRRYSGILSASNLIQAPLSALLEYSGILPSRSSNQHSQPSSDAANNDGEVSIRIIGPAEQEQREEQQLQQTPPPGLVVGLSHSQNDTVLASGSPRGDAEGAAGTEGAAAGGDGAGRDSSYQRYDIQHAARWIEQVLPFSLLLLVVFIRQHLQGFFVTIWIAAVLFKSNDILRKQTALKGERKMLVLVGISVGFALHVVGVYWWYQNDDLMYPLIMLPPKDIPPFWHAIFIIMVNDTLVRQAAMVFKCILLMYYKNSRGRNYRKQGQMLTLVEYLLLLYRALLPTPVWYRFFLNKEYGSLFSSLMTGLYLTFKLTSVVEKVQSFFAAVKALSRKEMHYGAYATSEQVNAAGDLCAICQEKMHAPILLRCKHIFCEDCVSEWFERERTCPLCRALVKPADLRSFGDGSTSLFFQLF, encoded by the exons ATGGaaggcaacaacaacaacaacaacaacaacgctgACGTGTTCAGACCTTCTGTGGGGCCCTCCTCCTCGCCGAACTCGAGGAGATACTCGGGGATTTTATCGGCGTCGAACCTCATTCAGGCACCGCTATCGGCGCTGCTGGAATATTCCGGCATCCTTCCGTCACGGTCGTCCAACCAACACAGCCAGCCCAGCTCCGACGCCGCCAACAATGACGGCGAGGTTTCGATTAGGATCATCGGCCCGGCGGAACAGGAGCAGAGGGAGGAACAACAGCTGCAGCAGACCCCTCCTCCCGGATTGGTCGTCGGACTCTCGCATTCCCAGAACGACACCGTTTTGGCATCGGGGTCGCCGCGCGGCGACGCCGAGGGCGCGGCGGGGACCGAGGGCGCCGCCGCTGGAGGGGACGGTGCAGGGAGGGATTCATCTTACCAGAGATATGACATTCAGCATGCCGCCAGGTGGATTGAGCAGGTTTTGCCGTTTTCGTTGCTTCTGTTGGTGGTTTTCATTAGGCAGCATTTGCAAG GGTTTTTTGTGACCATTTGGATTGCTGCTGTGCTTTTCAAGTCCAATGATATTCTAAGGAAACAAACTGCGTTGAAG GGGGAGAGGAAGATGCTGGTTTTGGTTGGGATTTCTGTTGGGTTCGCGCTTCATGTGGTTGGTGTCTACTGGTGGTATCAGAATGATGATCTAATGTATCCATTGATCATGCTTCCTCCCAAGGATATACCGCCTTTCTGGCACGCGATTTTCATCATCATGGTCAATG ATACTTTGGTTCGCCAGGCTGCAATGGTATTCAAGTGTATATTGTTGATGTATTACAAGAATAGCAGAGGCCGAAATTATCGTAAGCAG GGTCAAATGCTGACTTTAGTTGAATACCTCCTCCTGCTTTACCGTGCCTTGTTGCCAACACCAGTTTGGTATCGTTTCTTCCTGAACAAAGAATATGGAAGCCTCTTTTCATCACTGATGACAGGATTGTATCTAACATTTAAACTCACGTCTGTTGTTGAAAAG GTGCAATCCTTCTTTGCTGCAGTGAAAGCATTGTCGCGTAAAGAAATGCACTATGGGGCTTATGCAACATCAGAGCAG GTCAATGCAGCTGGTGATCTTTGTGCTATTTGCCAGGAGAAGATGCATGCTCCCATCTTACTACGTTGTAAACATATTTTCTGTGAAGATTGCGTATCAGAGTG GTTTGAGAGAGAAAGGACCTGCCCATTGTGCAGGGCTTTGGTAAAACCCGCAGACCTTAGGTCATTTGGGGATGGCTCTACTAGCTTGTTTTTCCAGTTATTCTGa
- the LOC100819083 gene encoding uncharacterized protein — protein MAYRRRQGISRSSTFKEEFHDPSLEDVHVKDSNHDNASPSIFSSSSSTPASSLAAQAIKATASRHQPSLSFAFAPAESDHQRSKSFEAYGNGNSKSGFWGVIAQKAKSILDDDKPTPQHDTMPQTQTLKSHSFNTFSGPSAAQNSPSQFKPVYESLDSSRKMDNPKFRKGLDKITTSLNQLGDTFEKAFEEGRTIMESKKADLRTQIRRKGNNSGDTNLTSDMRNPLQEATQTQNQSSHETKLKASRDVAMATAAKAKLLLRELKSVKADLAFAKARCTQLEEENKVLRDREGSDKGQNREDDDLIRHQLETLLAEKARLASENETYSRENRFLREIVEYHQLTMQDVVYIDEGMGEVSEVYPVDDSGITRLLSVSPHSSDEDVLVSPSPPMLSKEIFTVPEEDSKSISEDDAPSAVSVSPHTK, from the exons ATGGCTTACAGGAGAAGGCAAGGTATATCCAGGTCTTCCACCTTCAAGGAAGAATTTCATGATCCATCATTGGAAGATGTACATGTTAAGGATTCTAATCATGACAATGCTTCTCCTTCAATcttctcatcttcttcttcaacaCCAGCTTCATCTCTTGCTGCTCAAGCCATCAAAGCCACTGCTTCTCGCCATCAGCCTTCTCTTTCCTTCGCTTTTGCCCCCGCCGAGTCTGACCATCAAAGATCCAAG AGCTTTGAGGCTTACGGAAATGGCAACTCCAAGTCTGGTTTCTGGGGTGTGATTGCCCAGAAAGCCAAATCAATATTGGATGATGATAAGCCAACCCCACAACATGACACCATGCCCCAAACCCAAACACTCAAATCACACTCATTTAATACCTTTTCAGGTCCTTCTGCAGCTCAG AACTCCCCTTCACAATTCAAGCCAGTATATGAATCCCTCGACTCGAGTAGAAAAATGGACAATCCTAAATTTCGGAAGGGCTTGGATAAAATCACCACGTCCCTCAATCAACTAGGTGACACTTTTGAGAAGGCTTTTGAG GAAGGCCGAACAATTATGGAGAGTAAGAAAGCAGACCTGAGAACTCAAATCAGGAGAAAAGGAAATAACTCTGGGGACACAAACCTGACTTCAGATATGAGAAATCCATTGCAAGAAGCCACCCAGACACAGAATCAGTCTAGCCATGAAACAAAACTCAAGGCATCACGCGAC GTGGCAATGGCAACAGCTGCCAAAGCAAAATTACTTCTTCGCGAGCTAAAATCCGTTAAAGCAGATTTGGCTTTTGCTAAAGCAAGGTGTACTCAACTTGAAGAAGAGAATAAAGTACTCCGGGACCGAGAGGGCAGTGATAAGGGACAGAACCGTGAAGATGATGATCTG ATAAGGCATCAATTGGAGACACTTCTAGCTGAGAAGGCTCGTCTGGCGAGTGAGAATGAGACATATTCAAGAGAAAACCGTTTCTTGAGGGAAATTGTGGAGTACCATCAGCTAACTATGCAGGATGTGGTGTATATAGATGAGGGCATGGGAGAAGTCAGCGAAGTTTACCCTGTAGATGACAGTGGGATCACACGGTTGTTATCTGTTTCTCCACACTCATCTGATGAGGATGTTCTGGTCTCACCAAGTCCGCCTATGCtatcaaaagaaatatttacTGTGCCGGAAGAAGATAGTAAGAGTATATCAGAAGATGATGCTCCTTCTGCTGTCTCAGTTTCTCCACATACAAAAtga